In Dehalococcoidia bacterium, the following are encoded in one genomic region:
- a CDS encoding ammonium transporter → MNSGDTAWVLSASALVLFMTPGLAFFYAGFVRNKNVLGTLMQSFIVMGLVGVLWVVVGYSLTFGPDVEGWGLIGNLDHFGLKGVGAAGDSQAGPGIPHEAFMIFQCMFAIITPALITGAFAERAKFGPFLVFMAAWSLLVYAPVAHWVFDVEGWLLADMKTLDFAGGTAIHVNAGAAALAAALVFGRRKGYKQEPMEPHDITMILLGTGILWFGWFGFNAGSAGAANAVAANAFTVTNTAAAAAALSWVGMSWWMSGKPSVVGAAAGAVAGLVAITPASGYVQPMESIAIGGIAGALCFLAVQWRTRTNLDDSLDVVAVHGVGGLWGALATGVFTIAAANTLGVDGLTQGGGLEQIGRQAVGVAAVATYSFIVTFGILKLLDLTVGIRVNEEDEVAGLDVSQHGERAYVFGGSGPVLGIPEAIPVHTDMPIHQPSGVPQATPGSTR, encoded by the coding sequence ATCAACTCGGGGGACACCGCGTGGGTGCTATCTGCATCTGCACTTGTCCTGTTCATGACACCGGGACTCGCGTTCTTCTATGCCGGGTTCGTACGCAACAAAAACGTCCTCGGCACGCTGATGCAGAGCTTCATCGTGATGGGGCTCGTAGGCGTGTTGTGGGTCGTCGTCGGCTACTCGCTCACGTTCGGCCCCGATGTCGAGGGCTGGGGATTGATCGGCAACCTGGACCACTTCGGTCTGAAGGGCGTCGGCGCCGCCGGGGACTCGCAGGCGGGTCCGGGCATCCCGCACGAAGCGTTCATGATCTTCCAATGCATGTTCGCCATCATCACGCCGGCGCTGATCACCGGCGCATTCGCCGAGCGTGCGAAGTTCGGCCCCTTCCTCGTCTTCATGGCGGCATGGTCGTTGCTCGTGTACGCGCCCGTCGCGCACTGGGTGTTCGACGTGGAAGGCTGGCTGCTGGCTGACATGAAGACGCTCGACTTCGCGGGCGGCACCGCGATCCACGTCAATGCGGGCGCCGCTGCGCTTGCGGCCGCGCTGGTCTTCGGGCGGCGCAAGGGCTACAAGCAGGAGCCCATGGAGCCGCACGACATCACGATGATCCTGCTGGGCACCGGCATTCTCTGGTTCGGCTGGTTCGGCTTCAACGCCGGCAGCGCCGGAGCGGCGAACGCCGTCGCGGCGAATGCGTTCACCGTGACGAACACCGCCGCCGCCGCCGCCGCGCTCTCGTGGGTCGGCATGAGCTGGTGGATGTCCGGTAAGCCGAGCGTCGTCGGCGCCGCCGCCGGCGCCGTGGCGGGCCTCGTCGCTATCACGCCGGCCTCCGGCTACGTGCAGCCGATGGAATCGATCGCGATCGGCGGCATCGCGGGCGCCCTGTGCTTCCTCGCCGTCCAGTGGCGGACGCGGACGAACCTCGATGACTCGTTGGACGTGGTGGCGGTGCACGGCGTCGGCGGCCTGTGGGGCGCGCTGGCGACCGGTGTCTTCACGATCGCCGCTGCCAACACGCTCGGCGTCGACGGTCTGACGCAGGGTGGCGGCCTGGAGCAGATTGGCCGGCAAGCGGTCGGCGTGGCCGCCGTCGCGACGTACTCGTTCATCGTCACGTTCGGCATTCTCAAGCTCCTTGACCTCACCGTGGGCATACGTGTCAATGAGGAGGACGAGGTCGCGGGCCTCGACGTCTCGCAGCACGGCGAGCGAGCGTACGTCTTCGGGGGCAGCGGGCCGGTGCTCGGCATTCCCGAGGCGATCCCGGTGCACACGGACATGCCGATTCACCAGCCGTCCGGTGTGCCGCAAGCAACACCGGGCTCGACCCGATAG
- a CDS encoding P-II family nitrogen regulator: protein MKKVEAIIRPEKLDDVKNALAARGYIGLNIVGVTGRGAQKGIVHAGRGAQPYSVDMLPKVKLETVVVDECVDDCVNVIQQAAWTGNIGDGKIFVTPVLEAIRVRTGERGDIAVERGGDVPVA from the coding sequence TTGAAAAAGGTCGAAGCGATCATCCGTCCGGAAAAACTGGACGACGTCAAGAACGCGCTCGCAGCGCGCGGCTACATCGGGCTGAACATCGTCGGCGTCACGGGGCGCGGGGCGCAGAAGGGCATCGTGCACGCGGGACGCGGCGCGCAGCCCTACTCTGTGGACATGCTGCCGAAGGTGAAACTCGAGACCGTCGTCGTCGATGAGTGCGTCGACGACTGCGTGAACGTCATCCAGCAGGCGGCGTGGACGGGGAACATCGGCGATGGCAAGATCTTCGTCACACCGGTGCTGGAAGCGATCCGCGTCCGCACCGGCGAGCGCGGAGATATCGCGGTAGAGCGCGGCGGCGACGTGCCGGTCGCGTAG
- a CDS encoding carboxymuconolactone decarboxylase family protein, producing MARVRLNETQDVAEDHRWIFERMEQRGPILNIFRALSHSPEALLRFMRFGSYFLEQGKLDPKLRELAILRVGMACRAPYEFSQHIAFGRRAGLSDAQIRGVGDAHGALFDAHEMAVLAFAGELTADARVSQATFDAVAQFLNEEEIVELTMVTGFYNMVSRTLNALEVDIDAPAAQDLQAIGIDV from the coding sequence ATCTTCGAGCGCATGGAGCAGCGCGGGCCGATCCTCAATATCTTCCGCGCCCTCAGCCACAGCCCGGAGGCGCTCCTGCGCTTCATGCGGTTCGGCAGCTACTTCCTCGAGCAGGGCAAGCTCGACCCGAAGCTGCGCGAACTGGCAATCCTGCGCGTCGGCATGGCGTGCCGTGCCCCGTACGAGTTCTCGCAACACATCGCGTTCGGGCGCCGCGCCGGCCTGTCCGACGCGCAGATCCGCGGCGTCGGCGACGCGCACGGCGCCCTGTTCGACGCGCACGAGATGGCGGTGCTCGCGTTCGCCGGCGAGTTGACGGCGGACGCCCGCGTGTCGCAGGCGACGTTCGACGCCGTCGCGCAGTTCCTCAACGAAGAGGAGATCGTCGAGCTGACGATGGTGACCGGCTTCTACAACATGGTGTCGCGCACGCTCAACGCCCTGGAAGTTGACATAGACGCACCGGCGGCGCAGGACCTGCAGGCGATCGGCATCGACGTCTGA